The window CAGCGCGAGCAGCGCCCGCGCCCAGTCGATCGACTCCGCCACACCGGGCGGCTTCAGCAGCTCCGCCGCCCGCAGTTTCCGCACCGCGGAAGCGACCTGTGTGGACAGACGCTCGCCGATGCCCGGCACCCGGCGGCGCAGGATGGCGACCTCACGCGCCAGATCCGGGTGCTCCAGCCAGTGATAGAGGCACCGCCGCTTCAGCGCGTCGTGCACCTCACGGGTGCGGTTGGAGGTGAGGATCACCAGGGGCGCCACGGATGCGCGGATCTCGCCGAGCTCCGGGATGGTGACCGCGTTCTCGCTGAGGACCTCCAGCAGGAACGCCTCGAACTCGTCGTCGGCCCGGTCGACCTCGTCCACCAGGAGCACGCACGGCGCTTCCTCCAGAGCCCGCAGCAACGGCCGCGCGAGCAGGAATCGGCGGCTGTACAGCGACTTCTCCGCTTCGTCGGGGTCCAGCCGACCGGGGGACGCGGCCTCCAGGGCCCGCAGGTGCAGGAGCTGGCGGGGGAAGTCCCAGTCGTAGAGGGCCTGGGTGGCGTCGATGCCCTCGTGGCACTGCAGCCGGATCAGCTCGACACCCAGTGCCTCGGCCAGCGCGGTGGCCAGCGACGTCTTGCCGGTGCCGGGCTCGCCCTCGCAGAACAGCGGGCGGCCCATCCGCATGGCGAGGAACGCCGCGGTGGCCAAACCCTCGTCCGCCAGGTAGCCGACACCGTCGAGCGCGGCGGCGACGTCACGCGGCTGCTCCATCCAGCCACAGTATCCGCGCGGGCACCCGGGGACGACCCCGAGACGAAAACCAGGGTCGTTCCCCGATGTCCGGGCGGCCGCGGTCGAGCAACCTTGAGGTATGACGAACTACAGCGATGGACACACCAAGACCACCCGCACGCTGCGCCGCAGCCGGACCGACAAGATGGTCGCCGGTGTGTGTGGCGGTATCGCGAAGATGCTCGGGATCGACGCCGCCCTGGTGCGGATCGGCCTCGTCGTGGCCACGATCCTCGGCTTCGGCACCGGCGCGCTGATCTACCTGGCCTGCTGGATCCTGATGCCGGAGGAAACCGCCTAAGATCTCGACGCGTGACCGACCGCACGGGAACCGCCAAAGTGCTGGTCCTGATCGCCTCCGCCGTGCTGTTCGCCTCGGCCGGGGTGGTGTGCTTCCTGGTCGCGCTCTTCGCGCCCACGATGCGCGGCTGGCCGTACTCGGGAGCGGTCGCCTTCATGGCGATCACGGTGCTGACGGTGGCGCTGGCGATCTTCCTGACGCTGCGGGCGCGGACCGCTCAGCGGGTGGTCCTGGGCGGCTGCGCGACGCTGGTGATCGGGGCGGCCATAGCGGTGGGGACGCTATTGGTGCTGATCACCTAGGAAGCCGGTCAGCAGCGCGCGGAGCTCCTTGCGGTGCGTGACCAGCGGATACGCCGAGGGCAGGACCTCGAGTCGGGAGTTCGGGAAGGCCTCGGCGGCTTCGTGGGCGACTTCGAGCGGGTGCAGCGGGTCGTCCTCGGCGGCGATGATCAGGACTTCCGCCCGGACGTTCCGCAACGCTGCCGGGTCAGGCACGGGGACCTGCGTCGCGACGGCGTGCAGGGCCGGGCCCAGGCGCATGAGTGCGTCGGCGCGGTCTTCGAGGTAGGAGCCCGCGCCCGGGAGGACACCCAGCAGGTCGCGCAGGCCCGCGCGGTCACCGGCGTCGACGGCGGCGGCCATCGCCTCGACGAGGTGCGCGTTGGTCCGGGGGCGCGACAGGGCGGCGGGGAACATCAGGACGAGCCGGTCGAAGCGGTCCGGCTCGGTGCTGACCAGCGCGGCCAGCGCGGCGGCGCCGAGCGAGACGCCGACGGCCTGGGGCGCTTCGGTCTGGCCGATGGCCTTGGCCAGCGTCGGGTAGGTCCAGTAGTCGGCACGCGGATCGGGGGCGTCGGCGTGGCCGGGCAGCGTCAGCACGATTCGGGTGCCCGGCAGGCCGGACGCGGGGATGCGCGCCTCGCCCGCGGTGGCGCCGAGGCCGGGCACGACCAGGGTGACCGGGTCGCCGGACCCGTAGGCCCGGCGAATCACCAGCGTGGGCCGCGCTGGACCTCGATGAGCTTCGGGCGCACGTCCACCAGGTAGACCAGCGCGGCGACCAGGCCCGCCATCCAGAAGATCCAGCCTCTGCCCGCGAAACTGAACAGCAGCAAGGCGACCGTGGCGGCGGCGGTGATGCCGACCCAGGCGACCTTGGTCATCCGGTCGGCGGCGGAATAGGCGTCCGGCCGCTGCATCAGCGCGTGGACGAGCGCGAACACACCGACGGGGACGGCGGCCCAGTCGATGACTCGCAAGATCCAGAAAGCGGTCTCCGGCACGTGCCCAGCCTACGTGCGCGACCGGCCGCTCCACCACACACGTGTCTGTTAGCGCTTCGCGCTAGTTGGGTAACCGGTAGTTGTGACAGACCGCACGGACCAGTTGCAAGCAGAGTGCTTGCAACTGCTAGCGGTAGCGCGTAGCGTCGGAACTGTCACAAGGAGGCTGGATGGACGAGGTCGGAACCGGCGAGGCCAGGGCGATCGACAAGGTCGCCGACCTCGGACGCGACATCGGTGAATACATCAAGCACCAGCGCAACTCGGCGAAGATCTCGCTGCGGCAGCTCTCGAAGCTCGCTGGTGTGTCCAACCCGTACCTCAGCCAGATCGAACGTGGTCTGCGCAAGCCCAGTGCCGAGATCTTGCAGCAGATAGCCAAGGGGCTTCGGATTTCCGCCGAAGCGCTCTACGTCCAGGCGGGGATCCTCGATCTCCCGGCGGGCGGCCCAGTGGTCGACGCCGTGCGGGCAGCCGACGAGCTGACCGAGCGGCAAAAGCAAGTCCTGCTTGACATCTATGAGTCATTCCGGCGCGAGAACGCCAACCAGTCCACAGTGGAGGGGTCTGATGTGGACGACGAAACTCTCAAGACGGACCCCACCTTCAAGGAGTGAGTTTTCCATGACCAAGAGCCCTGACGTCCGCAAGGCCGGCGAGCAGGCCGCCGCCGCGGTGAACACCGCCGTCGAGCAGGTCCGCACCCCGCTGCTGGCCGCCCTGGGCGCCGGTGACCTGGCCGCCAAGGCCGTCGCCGACGCGGTGAACAAGGCCAAGGTGCGTGCCGAGTCCACCAAGACCGCCGCCGCCGACCTCCCGACCGAGCTCTCGGGCCTGCGCGAGAAGCTGGACCCGGCCGAGCTGCGCAAGCTGGTCGACGAGTACACCGAGGCCGCGGTGAAGCTGTACCAGAAGCTGGCCGACCAGGGCGAGGACGCGCTGGACAAGCTCAAGGCGCAGCCGCAGGTCAAGAGGGTCGTCGAGCAGCTCGAGGAGGCCATCGAGGCCGCCCAGCACCGCGCCGGAGACGTCGCGGGCGACGCCCGTGCGCTGGCCGAGGACATCCTGGCCAAGGTGACCCGCAAGACCCGCTCGGTCGGCGAGAAGACCGCCGTGCGCACCCAGAAGGTCGCCGCCGAGGTCGCGGAGGCCATCGAGGAGGCCGGTGACGAGGCCGCTTCGGAGGTCCGCAGCACCACCCGCCGCGTGGCGAACAAGACGGCCCCGGCCCGCAAGCCCGCCGCCCGCAATACCACGACGGCTTCCACCACGAAGACCACCAAGTAAATCCCCCGACGGCAAGGCCCCGGTTCGAGAAATCGAACCGGGGCCTTGACGTCTGTGGGCACTTTTCAGCAGCCCACTGATGCGAGCGTGGATCGCCCGCCCGCACCGACCCTGAACAAAGTCCCCACCCACCACGGGGGGCTGCCCTTGGCCAGTCGTCGTCGTAGCCCTGCATTTTCACCGGGGCCGAGCCGCCGTCGCCGAGTTCGGCCACCATCACGCCGCACTCGTGGACAGCACAGCTCACCCGCGTCGGCGTGGCTGTTGGGGCGGACTGGACGGCCGACGCCACTTGGTCCAGCGCGGTGTCGATGAGGCGTTCTCTATCGGGGGTGGGGGTGTGCGGGGCGGGTGTGCGGAATGCTGTGGATAACACCCTCCAGGCTGTGGATAACCTTGGGACTGCTGTTGACAGCGGGGCGGAAACTGTGGGCAACCAGCGAAGATGGTTGTGGACAGGCTGGGGGCACACCTGTGGGCAACTGGGGTGGATCTGTGGATAACTCTGGCCCGGGCCGGTCAGGGCAGGCGGGCGAGTAGCCAGTCGGCGACCGCGGCGGTCGTTTCCTCGACGGTGGCGGTGGTGGTGTCCAGGAGGTCCATCGGCGGCGAGGTGGTGGCCGCGTTCTCCTTGACCCAGGTGTTGAAGCCGAGCATGTCGGTGATGCGCTGCTCGTCGTCCCAGCCGCGCCAGGACGGGCGGGCTCGCAAACGCTTGCTCAACACGTCGTCATCGGCTACCAGCGACAGGTAGTGGATCTCCGAGAACAGGACGCGTTCCGGGCGGTGTTCCAGTTGTGGGGGCGCCACCGTGCCGCAGAGGACGACCGGGCGGCCGCTCTGGTGGATGGTGGCCGCCATGCGCAGCCAGATTCGCCGGAAGGAGGCGTAGTCGTCTTCGGGGTCGTGGAGGGCGTCGACCCAGAGGAGGTCCTGCTCGAGCACCACCGCGCGGTCGCCGAGCAGTTTCGTGAGACCCCGGCAGACCGTCGACTTGCCCGTCCCGCTGGGTCCGGTCACGGCGAACATCGGGAGCCGCCGGAACGGCTCCCGATGCCCACATCGCGCACAGACGAGGACAGAGTCTTCGACCGCGGGTGCGTCGGCCCACTCACCGCAGGCCGCGCAGATCATCGGGTTCAGTCGAAGAGCTCTTCGAGGAAGCTCTTGCGCTTCTTCTTGTAGTGACCGCCGTGGCCCCCGTAGCCGGCGTGGCCGTACCCGGGGGGCGAGTCACGGTATCCGGGAGGCGAGTCCCGGTAACCGCCGTGCTGCTGCACGGGCGGCGGGTAGTGCTGTGCGGGTGGCACATGCGGAGCAGGCGCACCCTGGTAAGGCGGCGGGGCCGCAGCCGTCGTGTATCGCTGCTCGGCACCGACGATCTGCTCGAGCTCGCCG is drawn from Actinokineospora alba and contains these coding sequences:
- a CDS encoding alpha/beta fold hydrolase, whose product is MIRRAYGSGDPVTLVVPGLGATAGEARIPASGLPGTRIVLTLPGHADAPDPRADYWTYPTLAKAIGQTEAPQAVGVSLGAAALAALVSTEPDRFDRLVLMFPAALSRPRTNAHLVEAMAAAVDAGDRAGLRDLLGVLPGAGSYLEDRADALMRLGPALHAVATQVPVPDPAALRNVRAEVLIIAAEDDPLHPLEVAHEAAEAFPNSRLEVLPSAYPLVTHRKELRALLTGFLGDQHQ
- a CDS encoding DUF2516 family protein, producing MPETAFWILRVIDWAAVPVGVFALVHALMQRPDAYSAADRMTKVAWVGITAAATVALLLFSFAGRGWIFWMAGLVAALVYLVDVRPKLIEVQRGPRW
- a CDS encoding AAA family ATPase, giving the protein MEQPRDVAAALDGVGYLADEGLATAAFLAMRMGRPLFCEGEPGTGKTSLATALAEALGVELIRLQCHEGIDATQALYDWDFPRQLLHLRALEAASPGRLDPDEAEKSLYSRRFLLARPLLRALEEAPCVLLVDEVDRADDEFEAFLLEVLSENAVTIPELGEIRASVAPLVILTSNRTREVHDALKRRCLYHWLEHPDLAREVAILRRRVPGIGERLSTQVASAVRKLRAAELLKPPGVAESIDWARALLALNRTELDAASAAVTLGAVLKYREDADRVVAAGLDALLSS
- a CDS encoding TFIIB-type zinc ribbon-containing protein, with protein sequence MICPKCQNAMRTVDRLGIHIDQCDGCRGIFLDRGELEQIVGAEQRYTTAAAPPPYQGAPAPHVPPAQHYPPPVQQHGGYRDSPPGYRDSPPGYGHAGYGGHGGHYKKKRKSFLEELFD
- a CDS encoding helix-turn-helix domain-containing protein, coding for MDEVGTGEARAIDKVADLGRDIGEYIKHQRNSAKISLRQLSKLAGVSNPYLSQIERGLRKPSAEILQQIAKGLRISAEALYVQAGILDLPAGGPVVDAVRAADELTERQKQVLLDIYESFRRENANQSTVEGSDVDDETLKTDPTFKE
- a CDS encoding PspC domain-containing protein, with amino-acid sequence MTNYSDGHTKTTRTLRRSRTDKMVAGVCGGIAKMLGIDAALVRIGLVVATILGFGTGALIYLACWILMPEETA
- a CDS encoding AAA family ATPase produces the protein MFAVTGPSGTGKSTVCRGLTKLLGDRAVVLEQDLLWVDALHDPEDDYASFRRIWLRMAATIHQSGRPVVLCGTVAPPQLEHRPERVLFSEIHYLSLVADDDVLSKRLRARPSWRGWDDEQRITDMLGFNTWVKENAATTSPPMDLLDTTTATVEETTAAVADWLLARLP